Proteins encoded together in one Calditerrivibrio sp. window:
- a CDS encoding zinc ribbon domain-containing protein has product MPIYEFKCNDCGKTFSKLLLKKEDTVECPSCKSANVEKQISAVASFSSKGGSSSSGCNSGPFR; this is encoded by the coding sequence TTAAATGTAACGACTGCGGTAAAACTTTTTCAAAACTTCTACTGAAAAAAGAGGACACTGTGGAATGTCCATCTTGCAAATCTGCTAATGTGGAAAAGCAGATATCAGCAGTCGCGTCCTTTTCATCAAAAGGGGGGTCATCTTCAAGTGGTTGTAATTCCGGACCATTTCGTTGA
- a CDS encoding integration host factor subunit beta has product MNKSELIELLAEKNAHLSKRQVEFIVNGVFNAIKVALEEEKKVEIRGFGSFKIRKKEKKEARNPKTGEKVMVEPKKVPYFKPSREIKLALLKK; this is encoded by the coding sequence ATGAACAAGTCAGAGTTAATCGAATTGCTCGCAGAAAAAAATGCACATCTAAGTAAAAGACAGGTGGAGTTCATAGTAAATGGTGTTTTTAATGCAATAAAAGTTGCTCTTGAAGAAGAGAAGAAGGTTGAAATTAGGGGTTTTGGCTCTTTTAAGATAAGGAAAAAGGAGAAGAAAGAGGCAAGAAATCCTAAAACAGGGGAGAAGGTAATGGTCGAGCCTAAGAAAGTGCCCTATTTCAAGCCGAGTAGAGAGATCAAATTAGCTCTTTTGAAAAAGTGA